From the genome of Solanum dulcamara chromosome 12, daSolDulc1.2, whole genome shotgun sequence:
TTCATGATGTCATTACTTTACTCCTATGCTCTGTATTTGACTCTTCTGAAGATTGATGAATTTAGTGTGTTAATAGTGTCTCATCTAACAGGAGTTCAAGATTGACATCTTTTTATTTTGCAGGACTGTAAGAAAACATTTCCTTCGGCATTGTGTATGGGGGGTTCTCTGGAAGCTATCAGACGATTACTGCGCGGACGCGGTGAGAAGAAAGTTTCTTGAGGCACATGTTTTAACTATTGTTTCTTGATATCACTTGGATTTTGACTTGTCAGTTCAAAAATTTCATAATAAACatacttttttgaaaaaaaaaatggatgCTTTTATTTTGATAGAATAATTGTTAAGGAAAATAGTGAAATTTTAGTCAGTGTAGTAGAAGTTAAACATGTGTAACACACTATTAATTACGAAAATCATATTAGCTTGAAGCAGTTACTTCTATGGATTTTTTGTCTCCTCCGTCTGGGTGTTCTATACCTGGGGTTGCACCACCCTTGAATTCGTTTatctaataaattatttttttataactaCAATATAAGTGAGGCGAAATTAGAAAACAATTGTGGTACCTAACTTAAATGATTAAGGTATGCAATCTcctagtggaatggcatgatgATCAAGATGCAACGAAAAGCAAAAAAATAGGATGGTTGAAATGGAGGAGTATGAGATTGCTTGTGAAGTTGAGTTAGAATTCCATCCGATGCAAAAAGTTAGGTAGTTTGCTCTCTTCTTCTAAATCTCAGTGGATGGAGTTATCCAATACTTGTACTGTTAGAGGGTACAAGTATCCAATTAAATAGACGAAGTGCGCGCAAGTTGGTTTAACACcattattattaaaaattagaaagaaagagaTAGAGAAAGGACCAAATATGCATATCAAGGACTTGAAAACCCAATATACCATTGTTTTTAAGAAGTAGAAAGAAAGAGATAGAAAACGGATCGCTGTTACATAGGAGCGGAGTTTTACCCTGTGCACAACCAAAGGGTAGCAATTGCGGGTTTCACTTGTCATAAAAAAAGAGACAGAAAGAAAAAGGACCAAATATGCATATCAAGGACTTGAAAACCCAGTATAAAGAATAACAGTTCTTGCACCCAGAGGTGTGGTCTAGTGATCAATTAAGTGTGAAAGGTTTTGGTAGACCAAGGATCAACTTCCAGTAGAGATAAAATACGCTAGGGCCTTGGTGATTTGTTTCCAACTACCTAAGTCTTATGGACAGAGTTACATGGTACTTATACCGGTGGGAGGAAGCAGGTAACCGGGATTTATTTATCGAGATGTGTGGAAGTAACCTTTTTTGCTATTGTTTGTTCATTTTTGATATATAAAGAAGAAATTACTAGTAATGCTTGAATAGATATTTTCGGAAGCCTTCAGCCTCACTTAGCCTTCTAACCTTTTTGGGCATCCTCTATTTGAATTAACTACATACATAATTATCTTGCATTTTCAATAGACGAAAAAATAACAGTACTCCATAAGATGTCTCCATTATAAAGATAGAtctcattcattcattcatctGTCACTAATTTTCTGTCACTTGGGAATATGATTCTTAGAAGAAATTAGCCCGTCAACCAAAAATAATGCTCAAACTAACCTTAGCTCATGCTGGAATTGAGTAACAATTTTGACCTTCACAAACCATTTGATTAACATGCTTATATTGCTCCATGAAGCTAGAGCATGATTATGGGCATACCTGTTACTTTTCAGGTGGCATTGAGAAATTACTTATGATGGATACATCACGGGACATGGTAAAATTGTGTAAAGATGCTGAGCAGCAACTTCCAAATGATAACATTGAAACATCATACATTATTGGTGATGAAGAATATCTGCCCGTGAAAGAAAAGTACGTGCAACTCTGATGTTGTCCTTAATGAATGATTGGAATACCTTATTGACAGAGTAAGGAATAACATCCCTTTTTAATACTGTTGTTTCACACGGGAAGTTCTGTTGACCTGGTCATTAGCTGCTTGGGACTCCATTGGACAAATGATCTTCCTGGGGCAATGATACAGGTGCTTGCTGTATTTGGTTGGACTCAGACAGATTACATTTCCCTCTAGTATTTAGTCGTTTCCTTTttcattcttgaactcgaaatgACAATATCACCAAGACACTTACTATAACTGTACTTCTACCAGTGCAGATTGTCTTTAAAGCCAGATGGCCTATTCTTGGCAGCTATTCTTGGTGGAGAAACATTGAAGTATTTCACTACCATTATATCAAGTGCATACAGTCTCTATGTTTGTAGAACCTAATGTTTGTCATCTTATTGCTATTATCTTAGGGAGCTGCGGATAGCTTGCACTATTGCACAAATGGAGCGTGAAGGAGGCATCAGTCCCCGACTATCACCCTTGGCACAAGTATAGTTTAGAAATTTGTCTCTACACTGATTCTGAAAATTGTTTCATAGGTCTAGGATTTCTAAATTTGAATTAACACTAGCAACAATTGAAATTCCTAGAGTAATGCATCTTTAACAATCTCATATacaatcttttattatttataaaatcttACAACAGGCACTTCTAGAAATTTCAGTTTGGCACGGTGACCAATTTTGGCCACTGTATCATGGTGTATTTTTCTTGGAATAATAGGTCTTAGTGCTTAAGGACGTATTGCATGAGCTGAATTTGTTGAATTTAGTTAATTGACTATGCTCTTActtttttgtttcatatcagtGGGTCAACCAAATTTCTTCTATGTTAAGTTTCTGTTTTAGTTCAATTGACGAACATTCCCGTATAACACAATTGTTTCacatttctcaaaaaaataataagatttttACTCTTCAGGATACCCAATTTCTATTGTTTTTCCTTCAAGGTAGTCTGACTTTGGCATGTTGAGTGGTTATAGTTTTACTAAACTGCTATTTGAGAGAAGGAAGTGTCGGAGTATATGGAATGAGGCAGGATTTTTTCATTGTCTAATGTCGATTTCAGTGTGTGGACGGTCCAGTGAAATTCTGTTCAACTGCAGTCTGCAATGTGCATTGTTTTCTACTTACACGTTAAAGGCTCATGATCTGCTGAAGAGTTACCTGCTTCTCTGGCAGAAACGTATCATTTCTTGTTATTTACCTTGTACTCCTCTTCCATCCCTGGGGAATGGGGAAACTTTAAGGAGGCAGTTATATATTGCAATCACAATGAACACTGGAAACATGAGCAGAATCTGTCTAATTGTTATAAAGAGCATTTCCATCTGGGCAATTGAAGACTCAGCTATTACTTCATTGTTGGTTATTGAAGCTATAAACTGATAATTATTGTATAATGTTAATTAGATGAAGAAAAGGTTTGTGTGAAGAGAAACTTACCAAAAAGAAAAGGCATCATGTGAAACAGCATATTCTTGTTTTTGTTGCAGGTGCGTGATGCTGGCAATCTCTTGACTAGGGCAGGCTTTACTCTTCCTGGGGTTGATGTTGATGAGTATACTGTTCAATATAGCAGTGGTAAGTGTTATGCTTCATGCTTTGGTTCCAACCTCGTATTCGAGCAGACAGCCTGGCAGGAACCTCCTGTACATTGCATGAATCCATCTCTGGATATTAATTAAGATTTCAACGGTACTGCGCTTGTTGTGCCGCCTTGCTCTCCACTTTTAGCTTGTTCAATTTTCTAGCTCTCTGTAATGTTttcttatatcatatatatggACATACTTCCTTCTAGGTGTTgaacttctcttcttctttagaAAGGTAACAGGCTTGTATTTGATAATAAAATCAGCACCTGGTTAATGCTGATAACTGTATGTACAACTCAAAAAGAGCGTACCTATTTAGTCTATCAGGTCTCCCACATCATCCAAAAATTCCTGTTTACCCAAAAATAAAACAAGGAAAGACAATTCATCTTGATCTTCTTAATGGAGTTGCTTTTGTCTTCAAAACATCTTGATGAGTTCCTTTCTTTCCATGCTATCCACCATATACAAGCTGGGATGATTTTCGATCTGTCTTTCTCTTCATTGCTTGTACCAATTTCCTTCCAGTGGTTTAGAAGCTCCAGTGTGGTTCTAGGCACGACCCAAGTAACCGCAATCATAGAAAATAACATGTGCCACAGATTTGCATTGAGCATTATTTTCTACTTCCTGTCCACAAAGAAACATCTTCTGCAAATCTGGAAACCTCTTCTTTGTAAATTCTCATGTATTAAACATTCCTTTTTCACCACTAACCAAACAAAACAGGAATACTTTGAGAGGGATTTTGACCCTGCAAATGTGTTTCCAAGGCTTCATCAGTCATTGAAGCATTATGGTTATTCCTGTATGCAGCCTTTACTGTAAATGCATCTCTGATATTCAGCTtccaaataatttatatatggtTTCTGATGTACCCTTGAAAGATTCAAGAGTTTGGAGGAAGGTAGAGACTCTGTCTAGTTCCCAATCATTCAATAATCTTCTAAAGTACAAATTCCATCCTTGGCTTACCAGTGCTTGTTTTTGAAGACTTAGAGAGAATAAGCAAATAAGCCAGGGAATAGGTTTTTCATACTTTCTTGGCCAATCCAGTGATATTGCTACTGAAAGCTGACCACAAGTTTCTGATGGTCTTCCAAATGGAGTTCT
Proteins encoded in this window:
- the LOC129876618 gene encoding putative methyltransferase At1g22800, mitochondrial; this encodes MRRSIALRLGGLRSYCADAGDGFQSSKLKIFDRHLKRKQRDRAAWLMKPKDSLVDTVAENLLDRLEDCKKTFPSALCMGGSLEAIRRLLRGRGGIEKLLMMDTSRDMVKLCKDAEQQLPNDNIETSYIIGDEEYLPVKENSVDLVISCLGLHWTNDLPGAMIQCRLSLKPDGLFLAAILGGETLKELRIACTIAQMEREGGISPRLSPLAQVRDAGNLLTRAGFTLPGVDVDEYTVQYSSALELIEHLRAMGETSALLQRSKVLKKETALATAAIYESMFAAEDGTIPATFQIIYMTGWTEHHSQQKPKKRGSATVSFQDLQKQFGSDGSC